Proteins from a genomic interval of Microbacterium esteraromaticum:
- a CDS encoding ABC transporter ATP-binding protein, which translates to MCGISAEGVRRSFGSVHAVSDATFRAEPGRVTGLVGPNGAGKTTLLLMLASLLAPDAGSIRIGDVDPVADPAAARRMLGWMPDALGAWPSLTARESIVTTARLHDMSPADAAARADELLHVVGLAELAASPARVLSRGQKQKLGLARALVHDPQVLLLDEPASGLDPEARVHLRVMLRDLAAQGKTVLISSHVLSELEEVVDDVVFMVAGAMVDAAGAPSARAYRVRVAGADARAGVAEALGLPAESVGSDRGDALVSFTDDTAAVEGLRRMITAGLPVLEFAPAQSALEESFLALRQPGGQHPTPPQTPDAPQEGAGA; encoded by the coding sequence ATGTGTGGAATCAGTGCGGAGGGGGTGCGCCGCTCATTCGGATCGGTGCACGCAGTGTCGGATGCCACGTTCCGGGCGGAACCGGGGCGGGTCACAGGGCTGGTCGGCCCGAACGGAGCGGGAAAGACGACGCTGCTGCTGATGCTGGCATCGCTGCTGGCGCCGGATGCCGGCAGCATCCGCATCGGTGATGTCGATCCGGTCGCGGACCCGGCGGCGGCACGGCGGATGCTGGGATGGATGCCCGATGCGCTGGGAGCCTGGCCGTCGCTGACCGCCCGCGAGAGCATCGTGACCACCGCGCGCCTGCATGACATGTCGCCGGCCGACGCAGCCGCCCGCGCGGATGAACTGCTGCATGTGGTCGGTCTCGCCGAGCTTGCGGCATCACCGGCGCGGGTGCTCTCGCGCGGACAGAAGCAGAAGCTGGGGCTCGCCCGCGCGCTGGTGCACGACCCGCAGGTGCTGCTGCTCGATGAGCCGGCCTCCGGCCTCGATCCCGAGGCGCGCGTGCACCTGCGCGTGATGCTGCGCGATCTCGCCGCGCAGGGCAAGACCGTGCTGATCTCCAGCCACGTGCTCTCCGAGTTGGAGGAAGTCGTCGACGACGTCGTCTTCATGGTCGCCGGGGCAATGGTCGATGCCGCGGGCGCGCCCTCGGCGCGCGCGTATCGGGTGCGGGTGGCGGGTGCGGATGCCCGTGCCGGCGTCGCCGAGGCGCTGGGCCTGCCGGCGGAGAGCGTGGGGTCCGACCGGGGTGACGCGCTGGTGTCGTTCACCGATGACACCGCTGCCGTCGAGGGGCTGCGCCGCATGATCACGGCGGGACTACCGGTGCTGGAGTTCGCACCGGCGCAGAGCGCCCTGGAGGAGTCCTTCCTGGCGCTGCGGCAGCCGGGCGGTCAGCATCCGACGCCGCCGCAGACCCCGGACGCACCCCAGGAAGGAGCGGGCGCATGA
- a CDS encoding glycerophosphodiester phosphodiesterase family protein has protein sequence MPRRSPLVIGHRGAPGYRPEHSRSSYELAFAMGVDAVEPDVVASKDGVLVLRHENEISGTTDVADRPEFADRRTTKRIDGESLTGWFTEDFTWAELATLRTRERLPKIRRSSASFDDAQPILRLTDLLEMVRRASAEHGREIGVVLEVKHATYFAGVGLDLVPLIERDLRATGWADGALPLIVEAFESTLLHRLRKTGIAASFIYLIEAKGKPFDLVAAHGRAAPKYADEVTPVGLDALVGTVDGISVNKRMLLASDSTLVADAHARGLRVFTWTCRPENAFLSAPYRAGGGKAAFGDYESEWSVIARTGVDGVFVDHPDLGVAFFRG, from the coding sequence GTGCCCAGGAGATCGCCACTTGTCATCGGGCACCGCGGTGCACCCGGATACCGCCCCGAACACAGCCGCTCGTCGTACGAACTCGCGTTCGCGATGGGAGTGGATGCTGTCGAACCCGACGTCGTCGCCAGCAAGGATGGCGTGCTCGTGCTGAGGCATGAGAACGAGATCTCGGGCACCACCGACGTCGCTGACCGGCCGGAGTTCGCCGACCGCCGAACGACCAAGAGGATCGACGGGGAGTCGCTGACCGGCTGGTTCACCGAGGACTTCACCTGGGCCGAGCTTGCCACGCTGCGCACGCGTGAGCGGCTGCCCAAGATCCGCCGGTCGAGCGCGAGCTTCGATGATGCCCAGCCCATCCTGCGGCTGACCGACCTGCTCGAGATGGTGCGCCGGGCCTCGGCCGAGCACGGTCGCGAGATCGGGGTCGTGCTCGAGGTGAAGCACGCCACCTATTTCGCGGGCGTCGGACTCGACCTGGTGCCGCTCATCGAGCGTGATCTGCGCGCGACCGGCTGGGCCGACGGCGCTCTGCCGCTGATCGTCGAGGCCTTCGAGTCGACGCTGCTGCACCGTCTCAGAAAGACCGGTATCGCGGCATCCTTCATCTATCTCATCGAGGCGAAGGGCAAGCCCTTCGACCTCGTCGCCGCGCACGGTCGTGCCGCTCCCAAGTACGCCGACGAGGTCACGCCGGTCGGGCTCGACGCGCTTGTGGGCACCGTGGATGGCATCAGTGTGAACAAGCGGATGCTACTGGCATCCGACTCCACGCTGGTGGCCGATGCGCACGCACGCGGCCTGCGCGTGTTCACGTGGACGTGCCGCCCCGAGAATGCGTTCCTGTCGGCGCCGTACCGCGCCGGTGGCGGCAAGGCCGCCTTCGGAGACTACGAGTCGGAGTGGAGCGTGATCGCCCGCACCGGCGTCGATGGCGTGTTCGTCGACCACCCCGACCTGGGCGTGGCGTTCTTCCGCGGCTGA
- a CDS encoding YccF domain-containing protein, with amino-acid sequence MRTILNIIWVIFAGWSMFLGYVLAGILLCVPIITIPWAIASFRLANYAFWPFGRDVVDRSTSGVGSLLGNIIWVVLAGWWLAIGHIVTGVAMCLTIIGIPMGIAAFKMVPISLMPLGKEIVRATR; translated from the coding sequence ATGCGCACCATCCTCAACATCATCTGGGTCATCTTCGCCGGGTGGTCCATGTTCCTCGGCTACGTGCTCGCGGGCATCCTGCTGTGCGTTCCGATCATCACGATCCCGTGGGCGATCGCGTCGTTCCGCCTCGCGAACTACGCGTTCTGGCCCTTCGGGCGCGACGTCGTCGACCGCTCCACCTCGGGCGTCGGCTCGCTGCTCGGCAACATCATCTGGGTCGTGCTGGCCGGATGGTGGCTCGCCATCGGGCACATCGTGACCGGTGTGGCGATGTGCCTGACGATCATCGGCATCCCCATGGGCATCGCCGCGTTCAAGATGGTGCCGATCTCACTCATGCCACTCGGCAAAGAGATCGTGCGCGCGACGCGCTGA
- a CDS encoding DUF3817 domain-containing protein: MPEPRVASFPAIRGALKFYQIASIITGVMLLLLVAEMVLKYTPIRLELFLGGSGGFLWFADVIEGPEGLESTGDGINLSLGVLIVHGWFYVVYLFACFRMWSLMRWKFLRFIWLALGGVIPFLSFIMEARVARDVKTYLAEREAADAAAGAEPQNSQTEGAR; this comes from the coding sequence ATGCCCGAGCCCAGAGTCGCCAGCTTCCCGGCGATCCGCGGAGCGCTGAAGTTCTATCAGATCGCATCGATCATCACCGGCGTCATGCTGCTGCTGCTCGTCGCCGAGATGGTGCTGAAGTACACGCCGATCCGTCTCGAACTCTTCCTCGGAGGGTCCGGCGGATTCCTCTGGTTCGCCGATGTCATCGAAGGTCCCGAGGGCCTGGAATCGACCGGTGATGGGATCAACCTGTCGCTCGGCGTCCTCATCGTGCACGGCTGGTTCTACGTCGTGTACCTCTTCGCCTGCTTCCGCATGTGGAGCCTGATGCGCTGGAAGTTCCTGCGATTCATCTGGCTCGCCCTCGGCGGCGTCATCCCGTTCCTGTCGTTCATCATGGAGGCGCGGGTCGCGCGCGACGTGAAGACGTACCTCGCCGAGCGGGAGGCCGCCGACGCCGCGGCTGGAGCAGAACCTCAGAACTCTCAAACGGAAGGTGCCCGGTGA
- the guaA gene encoding glutamine-hydrolyzing GMP synthase produces the protein MTEQTETQQRPALVVDFGAQYAQLIARRVREAGVYSEIVPHTATAEEIAAKNPVALILSGGPSSVYEDGAPKLDPAVFDLGVPTLGICYGFQYMAQTLGGEVAHTGLREYGATDAHITAEGSTLLGDQPAEQNVWMSHGDQVARAPEGFEVLASTDATKVAAFADENRRFYGVQWHPEVKHSDHGQAIIENFLHKGAGLPADWNSDNVIAEQIERIREQVGDARVISALSGGVDSAVSTALVHRAIGDQLTAVFVDHGLLRKGEREQVEKDYVESTGVRLITVDAVDTFLGHLAGVTDPETKRKIIGREFIRAFEQVQRDLVEEAKATGGAPVKFLVQGTLYPDVVESGGGSGTANIKSHHNVGGLPDDLDFELVEPLRALFKDEVRAIGRELGIPEAIVGRQPFPGPGLGIRIIGEVTRERLEVLREADAIAREELTKAGLDQTIWQCPVVLLADVRSVGVQGDGRTYGHPIVLRPVSSEDAMTADWTRLPYDVLAKISNRITNEVREVNRVVLDVTSKPPATIEWE, from the coding sequence GTGACCGAGCAGACCGAGACCCAGCAGCGCCCCGCGCTCGTCGTCGATTTCGGCGCACAGTACGCCCAGCTGATCGCCCGCCGCGTCCGCGAGGCCGGCGTCTACAGCGAGATCGTGCCGCACACGGCGACGGCTGAAGAGATCGCTGCCAAGAACCCGGTGGCGCTGATCCTGTCGGGCGGTCCCTCGTCGGTGTACGAGGACGGCGCCCCCAAGCTCGACCCGGCCGTGTTCGATCTCGGTGTGCCGACGTTGGGCATTTGCTACGGGTTCCAGTACATGGCGCAGACGCTCGGCGGCGAGGTGGCACACACCGGCCTGCGCGAGTACGGCGCGACCGACGCCCACATCACGGCAGAGGGCAGCACGTTGCTGGGCGACCAGCCCGCCGAGCAGAACGTGTGGATGAGCCACGGCGACCAGGTCGCCCGCGCGCCCGAGGGTTTCGAGGTGCTCGCCTCGACCGATGCCACCAAGGTCGCGGCGTTCGCTGACGAGAACCGTCGTTTCTACGGTGTGCAGTGGCACCCCGAGGTGAAGCACTCCGATCATGGCCAGGCCATCATCGAGAACTTCCTGCACAAGGGTGCGGGCCTGCCCGCCGACTGGAACAGCGACAACGTCATCGCCGAGCAGATCGAGCGCATCCGCGAGCAGGTCGGCGACGCCCGCGTCATCTCGGCGCTCTCGGGAGGTGTCGACTCGGCCGTTTCGACCGCCCTGGTTCACCGTGCCATCGGCGACCAGCTGACGGCGGTCTTCGTGGACCACGGTCTGCTGCGCAAGGGCGAGCGCGAGCAGGTCGAGAAGGACTACGTCGAGTCGACGGGTGTGCGTCTGATCACCGTCGATGCCGTCGACACGTTCCTGGGGCACCTGGCCGGGGTCACCGACCCCGAGACCAAGCGCAAGATCATCGGCCGTGAGTTCATTCGTGCGTTCGAGCAGGTGCAGCGCGATCTGGTCGAAGAGGCCAAGGCCACGGGTGGCGCGCCCGTGAAGTTCCTCGTGCAGGGCACGCTGTACCCCGACGTCGTCGAGTCCGGCGGCGGATCGGGCACCGCCAACATCAAGTCGCACCACAACGTCGGCGGCCTGCCGGACGACCTCGACTTCGAGCTCGTCGAGCCGCTGCGCGCGCTGTTCAAGGACGAGGTACGTGCGATCGGTCGTGAGCTCGGCATTCCTGAGGCGATCGTCGGGCGTCAGCCCTTCCCGGGGCCCGGCCTCGGCATCCGCATCATCGGCGAGGTGACTCGCGAGCGCCTCGAGGTGCTGCGCGAGGCCGACGCCATCGCGCGCGAGGAGCTCACCAAGGCCGGCCTCGACCAGACGATCTGGCAGTGCCCGGTCGTGCTGCTCGCCGACGTCCGTTCGGTGGGCGTGCAGGGCGACGGACGCACCTACGGGCATCCGATCGTGCTGCGTCCGGTCTCGTCGGAAGACGCGATGACCGCTGACTGGACCCGCCTGCCCTACGACGTGCTCGCGAAGATCTCGAACCGCATCACCAACGAGGTGCGCGAGGTCAACCGGGTCGTGCTCGACGTCACTTCGAAGCCACCGGCAACCATCGAGTGGGAGTGA
- a CDS encoding Bax inhibitor-1/YccA family protein — MSNFAFNNPAFQEPRSGNGASTQYAPPPPPSAQHAAADAAANAQLEGMFAAPPAGAIETDRMTVEDTIWKTVGLFGILLVTAVAGWMWTMSTLYVDPTTGQIGADLTPWIVGALGGFVLALVVTFTSRKKVRPALIWAYAAFEGLFIGAISAWFETIFPGIVMQATLATLAVVGVTLALFASGKIRASKKMTKIFMIAMFGYLAFSVLNLILMWVGVPMAGGAFGMRSIEVAGIPLGLIIGVLVVFMAAYSLVLDFDQIQQGVRNGAPRKYGWLGGFGIMVTVVWLYIEILRMIAILRGSD, encoded by the coding sequence ATGAGCAACTTCGCATTCAACAACCCGGCGTTCCAGGAGCCGCGCAGCGGCAACGGCGCGTCGACGCAGTACGCGCCCCCGCCGCCGCCGTCGGCTCAGCACGCCGCTGCGGATGCCGCCGCGAACGCGCAGCTGGAGGGCATGTTCGCCGCTCCGCCCGCCGGCGCCATCGAGACCGACCGGATGACCGTCGAGGACACCATCTGGAAGACCGTCGGCCTGTTCGGAATCCTGCTGGTCACCGCTGTCGCGGGCTGGATGTGGACGATGTCGACGCTGTACGTCGACCCGACCACCGGGCAGATCGGCGCTGACCTCACGCCGTGGATCGTCGGCGCCCTCGGCGGGTTCGTGCTCGCCCTGGTCGTGACGTTCACCTCGCGCAAGAAGGTGCGCCCCGCCCTGATCTGGGCGTACGCCGCCTTCGAGGGTCTGTTCATCGGTGCGATCTCGGCCTGGTTCGAGACCATCTTCCCCGGCATCGTCATGCAGGCAACCCTCGCTACCCTCGCCGTCGTGGGTGTGACCCTCGCCCTGTTCGCCAGCGGCAAGATCCGTGCCTCGAAGAAGATGACCAAGATCTTCATGATCGCCATGTTCGGCTACCTGGCGTTCTCGGTGCTGAACCTCATCCTGATGTGGGTCGGCGTCCCGATGGCCGGTGGCGCCTTCGGTATGCGCAGCATCGAGGTCGCGGGCATCCCGCTCGGCCTGATCATCGGCGTGCTCGTGGTCTTCATGGCCGCGTACTCGCTGGTGCTCGACTTCGACCAGATCCAGCAGGGTGTGCGCAACGGCGCCCCCCGCAAGTACGGCTGGCTCGGAGGCTTCGGCATCATGGTCACCGTCGTCTGGCTGTACATCGAGATCCTGCGGATGATCGCGATCCTGCGCGGCAGCGACTGA
- a CDS encoding ExeM/NucH family extracellular endonuclease, translated as MMPDLRDASRTASAPRHRMRARWGALALTTACAMSLGTLVATPAFANPAGTGVVINEAYLSGGSAGAAFTHKFVELYNPTDQDIVLDGMSLQYRSSGGTGEFTGLGVLTGTIPAGGYFLVKGGQNGGANAQGDALPAPDATSGNLNFSGSAGTIALVQGTTAITLTPGSSVGAENVIDLLGYGTSNTFETAAATAPSGNTDVKSLNRTDAVDTDDNSADFSLSADITPTNAAGETSGETDGGDGGAVIEATIAEVQGTAGASPLVDETVKVEGVITADHRTGGYNGIVIQTAGSGGSDAAREASDGVFVYLNGKSVPGEIGDLVSVTGVVGEYFGQTQITPASASDVTVVTAEAGLPALTPLPATVVGDDREAYESMLVAPTGDYAVASSHQLYNYGTLWLNPGELNVKSTEMHRPGADADAVAAANRAERILLDDGYSIQVSNSGHPGDQPYFTKDVVVRNGDVVDFGDIGFVLQYGFNDWRLQPTTPLNSESPAAQKVTFDTQNPRPEVPTVGGDVQVAAFNVYNYFTTLRSENADARGAGDAAQFAIQKSKIVTAINDLDAEIVALMEIENSVKFGDPVDTALADLVDGLNAAAGSEVWDYVPTPEVLDNAAITDFITNAIIYKKDAVSTIGDSASIVDETVWDIAREPIAQAFDIDGRTVTVVANHFKSKGGSGAEPADGQGRFNAERVEQAESLLDFTEQLADDAGSEDILLIGDFNAYSEEDPIDVFASEGWSSLVADRTDGQYTYTFDGELGSLDHVIASPSLVPSITDAAVWAINSPEWSDRGYAFGAAETGTPYRSSDHDPILVGVSASAPPVSIDIATINDFHGRIEADGAAAGAAVLAGAVQHVRDENPNTIFAAAGDLIGASTFTSFINNDEPTIDALNAAGLDVSAAGNHEFDQGWEDLRDRVQDRADWEYVAANVFLTDTGQPALAPAWVKEMDGVRVGFVGAVTEDLGSLVRPEGIADLEVRSIVDSVNAVADDLRDGNSANGEADVVILLVHEGASTVVVEDITPDTPLGEIVYGVDGDVDAIVSAHTHLAYNHVIDGRPVISAGEYGKNLGVMNLQVDRDTKELLSIENEIRPLATEVAPRQWEGNYPAVPEVQQIVDAAVAEAAVLGAVKVGDITADFLRARQSDGTTENRGGESTIGNFVADVQQWATDADVALMNPGGLRANLNFASSDAEDPDGNVTYREAATVQPFANTLVTQQLTGAQLKSVLEEQWQPEGASRPFLKLGVSEGLVYTYDPTAAQGERITSMMLDGEAIDMSASYTVAANSFLAGGGDNFATLAEGTDKRDTGRIDLQSMVDWFDANGTATPDYAQRAVGVVLDPADDEFSAGTEVTVSLSSLAFSAGEPAPGDVTLSLGATQLASGAIDPAVVDTTDEVGRASLTFTVPDDVTGAQTLTVAVASTGTVVQVPFRIAAEVAEGTISLDRSTVAAGESVTISGEGFPAGEKVMLELRSTPVQLGSATVREDGTLSATVMIPKGTAAGEHSIVAILTDGSEASAKITVTAAGGDTGSGDGDLATTGADSTAFIVLAVLLLVAGGALVLIRRRMRA; from the coding sequence ATGATGCCCGATCTCCGGGACGCGAGCCGCACGGCTTCCGCACCCCGACACCGGATGCGAGCGCGCTGGGGCGCACTCGCACTGACGACCGCATGCGCGATGAGCCTCGGAACGCTCGTCGCCACCCCCGCCTTCGCCAACCCGGCAGGCACGGGCGTGGTCATCAACGAGGCGTACCTGTCCGGCGGAAGCGCCGGCGCTGCGTTCACGCACAAGTTCGTCGAGCTGTACAACCCGACCGACCAGGACATCGTCCTCGACGGCATGTCGCTGCAGTACCGCTCTTCGGGCGGCACGGGGGAGTTCACCGGGCTCGGTGTGCTGACCGGCACGATTCCTGCCGGTGGCTACTTCCTGGTGAAGGGTGGCCAGAACGGCGGCGCGAATGCGCAGGGTGATGCGCTTCCGGCGCCGGATGCCACCAGCGGCAATCTCAACTTCAGCGGTTCCGCCGGCACCATCGCGCTGGTGCAGGGCACCACGGCGATCACGCTGACGCCCGGTTCCTCCGTGGGTGCTGAGAACGTCATCGACCTGCTCGGCTACGGCACCTCCAACACGTTCGAGACCGCCGCGGCGACCGCGCCGTCGGGCAACACCGACGTCAAGTCGCTGAACCGCACCGACGCGGTGGATACCGACGACAACAGCGCCGACTTCTCGCTGTCCGCCGACATCACTCCGACCAACGCCGCCGGCGAGACCAGCGGCGAGACCGACGGTGGTGACGGTGGCGCCGTGATCGAGGCGACCATCGCTGAGGTGCAGGGCACCGCAGGCGCGTCTCCGCTGGTTGACGAGACCGTCAAGGTCGAGGGCGTCATCACCGCCGACCACCGCACCGGAGGATACAACGGCATCGTCATCCAGACCGCCGGTTCCGGTGGCAGCGACGCCGCGCGCGAAGCATCCGACGGCGTGTTCGTCTACCTCAACGGCAAGAGCGTTCCCGGTGAGATCGGCGATCTCGTCTCGGTGACGGGAGTGGTCGGAGAGTACTTCGGTCAGACCCAGATCACGCCGGCGTCGGCATCCGATGTCACCGTCGTGACCGCCGAGGCGGGCCTGCCCGCGCTCACCCCGCTGCCCGCCACGGTCGTCGGCGACGACCGCGAGGCCTACGAGAGCATGCTCGTCGCGCCGACCGGCGACTACGCAGTGGCCTCCAGCCACCAGCTGTACAACTACGGAACGCTGTGGCTGAACCCCGGCGAGCTGAACGTCAAGAGCACAGAGATGCACCGGCCCGGTGCCGACGCCGACGCCGTCGCGGCGGCCAACCGTGCTGAGCGCATCCTGCTCGACGACGGCTACAGCATCCAGGTCAGCAACAGTGGCCACCCCGGCGACCAGCCCTACTTCACGAAGGACGTCGTCGTGCGCAATGGCGACGTCGTCGACTTCGGAGACATCGGCTTCGTGCTGCAGTACGGCTTCAACGACTGGCGTCTGCAGCCCACGACTCCGCTGAACAGCGAGTCGCCCGCGGCGCAGAAGGTCACCTTCGATACGCAGAACCCGCGCCCCGAGGTTCCGACCGTCGGTGGCGACGTGCAGGTCGCGGCGTTCAACGTCTACAACTACTTCACGACGCTGCGCTCCGAGAACGCGGATGCCCGTGGCGCCGGCGACGCGGCGCAGTTCGCGATTCAGAAGTCGAAGATCGTCACGGCGATCAACGATCTGGACGCGGAGATCGTCGCGCTGATGGAGATCGAGAACTCGGTCAAGTTCGGCGACCCCGTCGACACGGCGCTCGCCGACCTCGTCGACGGGCTCAACGCCGCCGCCGGCAGTGAGGTCTGGGACTACGTGCCCACGCCCGAGGTGCTGGACAACGCCGCGATCACCGACTTCATCACGAACGCGATCATCTACAAGAAGGATGCGGTCTCGACCATCGGCGACAGCGCCTCGATCGTCGACGAGACGGTGTGGGACATCGCTCGTGAGCCGATCGCGCAGGCGTTCGACATCGACGGCCGCACCGTCACGGTGGTCGCGAACCACTTCAAGTCCAAGGGCGGTAGCGGTGCCGAGCCGGCCGACGGACAGGGGCGTTTCAACGCCGAGCGCGTCGAGCAGGCCGAGTCGCTGCTGGACTTCACCGAGCAGCTCGCCGATGACGCGGGCAGCGAGGACATCCTGCTGATCGGTGACTTCAACGCCTACAGCGAGGAAGACCCGATCGACGTGTTCGCTTCGGAGGGATGGAGCAGCCTCGTCGCTGACCGTACCGACGGTCAGTACACCTACACGTTCGACGGTGAGCTCGGCTCGCTCGACCACGTGATCGCCTCGCCGTCGCTGGTGCCGTCGATCACCGACGCGGCCGTATGGGCCATCAACTCGCCCGAGTGGAGCGACCGGGGCTACGCCTTCGGCGCCGCCGAGACCGGTACCCCCTACCGCTCGAGCGACCACGACCCGATCCTGGTCGGTGTCTCGGCGTCGGCCCCGCCGGTGAGCATCGACATCGCCACGATCAACGACTTCCACGGTCGGATCGAAGCCGATGGTGCTGCTGCTGGTGCCGCGGTCCTGGCCGGTGCTGTGCAGCACGTGCGCGACGAGAACCCGAACACGATCTTCGCCGCCGCCGGTGACCTGATCGGCGCATCGACGTTCACGTCGTTCATCAACAACGACGAGCCGACCATCGACGCGCTCAACGCCGCCGGGCTCGATGTGAGCGCCGCGGGCAACCACGAGTTCGACCAGGGCTGGGAAGACCTGCGCGACCGTGTGCAGGACCGGGCCGACTGGGAGTACGTCGCGGCGAACGTGTTCCTGACCGACACCGGTCAGCCTGCGCTCGCCCCGGCCTGGGTCAAGGAGATGGACGGCGTGCGCGTCGGCTTCGTTGGCGCCGTGACCGAGGATCTTGGTTCGCTGGTCCGCCCCGAGGGCATCGCCGACCTCGAGGTGCGCAGCATCGTCGACTCGGTCAACGCCGTGGCTGACGACCTGCGCGACGGCAACAGCGCCAACGGCGAAGCCGACGTGGTCATCCTGCTGGTGCACGAGGGCGCTTCCACCGTCGTGGTCGAGGACATCACCCCCGACACCCCGCTGGGCGAGATCGTCTACGGCGTCGACGGCGACGTGGATGCCATCGTCTCGGCCCACACCCACCTGGCCTACAACCACGTGATCGACGGACGCCCGGTGATCTCGGCCGGTGAGTACGGCAAGAACCTCGGTGTGATGAACCTGCAGGTCGACCGCGACACCAAGGAGCTGCTCTCTATCGAGAACGAGATCCGTCCGCTGGCCACCGAGGTCGCACCGCGCCAGTGGGAGGGCAACTACCCGGCCGTTCCCGAGGTGCAGCAGATCGTTGACGCCGCCGTGGCGGAGGCCGCCGTGCTCGGTGCCGTCAAGGTGGGCGACATCACCGCCGATTTCCTGCGGGCACGCCAGAGCGACGGCACCACCGAGAACCGCGGTGGCGAGTCGACGATCGGCAACTTCGTCGCCGATGTGCAGCAGTGGGCGACCGACGCTGACGTCGCACTGATGAACCCGGGTGGTCTGCGGGCCAACCTCAACTTCGCGTCCTCGGACGCCGAGGACCCGGATGGCAACGTGACCTACCGCGAGGCGGCGACGGTGCAGCCGTTTGCCAATACGCTGGTCACGCAGCAGCTCACCGGTGCGCAGCTCAAGAGCGTGCTCGAAGAGCAGTGGCAGCCCGAGGGCGCCAGCCGTCCGTTCCTCAAGCTCGGTGTCTCGGAGGGGCTGGTGTACACCTACGACCCGACCGCCGCTCAGGGCGAGCGCATCACCTCGATGATGCTCGACGGTGAGGCGATCGACATGTCCGCCAGCTACACCGTCGCGGCCAACTCGTTCCTCGCCGGTGGTGGCGACAACTTCGCCACGCTCGCCGAGGGCACCGACAAGCGCGACACCGGCCGCATCGACCTGCAGTCGATGGTCGACTGGTTCGACGCGAACGGCACCGCGACCCCCGACTACGCGCAGCGTGCGGTCGGCGTGGTGCTCGACCCGGCAGATGACGAGTTCAGCGCCGGCACCGAGGTGACCGTTTCGCTGTCGTCGCTGGCGTTCAGCGCCGGTGAGCCCGCTCCGGGCGACGTCACGCTGTCGCTGGGCGCGACTCAGCTGGCGTCGGGCGCGATCGACCCCGCTGTCGTCGACACCACCGACGAGGTCGGGCGTGCGAGCCTGACGTTCACGGTCCCGGACGACGTGACCGGTGCGCAGACGCTCACCGTCGCGGTCGCTTCGACCGGCACGGTCGTGCAGGTGCCGTTCCGCATCGCCGCCGAGGTTGCCGAGGGCACGATCTCGCTCGACCGCTCGACGGTCGCGGCGGGCGAGTCGGTGACGATCTCGGGTGAGGGCTTCCCCGCCGGCGAGAAGGTCATGCTCGAACTGCGCTCCACGCCGGTTCAGCTCGGCTCGGCGACCGTTCGTGAGGACGGCACGCTGTCGGCCACCGTCATGATCCCGAAGGGCACCGCGGCCGGTGAGCACAGCATCGTCGCGATCCTGACCGATGGATCAGAGGCGAGCGCGAAGATCACGGTCACCGCGGCCGGCGGTGACACGGGCTCCGGTGACGGCGATCTCGCCACCACGGGTGCAGACTCGACCGCCTTCATCGTGCTGGCCGTGCTTCTGCTGGTGGCCGGTGGGGCGCTCGTGCTGATCCGCCGCCGAATGCGGGCATGA